AGCAGTGGACGATGCCGCTCGGCTTCGCCGAGGCACTGTTCGAGGTCGCCAACGCCGCCTTCTCGCAGTCCGAGTCCACGAGTTCCGAAGACCTCGCTGCGACCATGTCCACGCTCGAGGTCGACACGATCGTGGGCACCCTCGACTGGGCGAACGGCCCGATGCCCGGTGTCGCCATCTCGCCGGTGACCGGAGGCCAGTGGCGTCTGACCGGTGACGCCGAGTACACCATCGAAATCGTCTCGAACGTGGGCCACCCGGAGATCCCCACGACGAGCGAGGTCGAGCCGATCGACTGGCCGAAGCAATAATGTCCACCGAGCTGCTCGCCGCCAAGGGAATCGATGTTCGGTTCGGGCGCCTTCAGGTTCTCGTCAATCTCGATCTGACCGTCTACCGCGGCGAGCTGCTCGGCATCATCGGCCCTAACGGAGCGGGAAAGTCCACGCTGCTGTCCGTCCTGGGGGGAACGACTTCCCCCCAGGGCGGCACGATCGTCCTCGACGGTGTGGACATCACATCGAAGAGATCGAGCTGGAGATCTCGGCAGGGCGTGGCGACCAGCTACCAGATTCCTCGCCCCTTCCTGGGGATGACCGTCTACGAGAACGCCCTCGTCGCCGCGCGTTTCGCAGGCAACCTGAAAGGCCGCGACGCGCAGCGGTCCGCAGCCGAGGCGGTCTCCCTCGCCAACCTCGAACAGCTCGCCAACGTGCAAGGGAGAGACCTGCGTCTTCTTGACCGCAAGAGGCTCGAAGTCGCTCGCGCCCTCGCCTCCAAACCTCGCCTCCTCCTTCTGGACGAGATCGCCGGCGGATTGACGGAGAGCGAGGTTCCGGAGCTGCTCGATCTCGTGCGCGGTGTCCTCGACGCCGGCGTCACGGTGGTGTGGATCGAGCACGTCGTGCATGCGCTCCTGTCCGTCGCGACGCGCATGGTGTGCCTGACCTACGGCAGCATCCTCGCCGAAGGC
This window of the Microbacterium sp. SSM24 genome carries:
- a CDS encoding ABC transporter ATP-binding protein codes for the protein MSTELLAAKGIDVRFGRLQVLVNLDLTVYRGELLGIIGPNGAGKSTLLSVLGGTTSPQGGTIVLDGVDITSKRSSWRSRQGVATSYQIPRPFLGMTVYENALVAARFAGNLKGRDAQRSAAEAVSLANLEQLANVQGRDLRLLDRKRLEVARALASKPRLLLLDEIAGGLTESEVPELLDLVRGVLDAGVTVVWIEHVVHALLSVATRMVCLTYGSILAEGDPHEVMASPEVRQVYLGIEPDDDILGLDGSDDR